The following are from one region of the Rosistilla carotiformis genome:
- the bshB1 gene encoding bacillithiol biosynthesis deacetylase BshB1: MIENPPQLDALVIAPHPDDAELGMGGAIVKMLSEGLKVGVLDLTSGEPTPFGSPEIRREETAAATQALDLTWRYNAGLPNRSLEPTLAARELIAGIFRLTRPRWLFAPYWEDAHPDHIAATALVEAARFWSKLSKTEMPGDPYHPERIYYYYCVHLKLTPQPDFILDISDQWETKLKSIEAYQSQFVVGRSAEPPTFVDRLRDEAAYWGKAIGCRYGEPFASREPIALRSLRELF, from the coding sequence ATGATCGAAAACCCTCCGCAACTTGATGCCTTGGTGATCGCACCGCACCCCGACGACGCGGAACTTGGGATGGGCGGGGCGATCGTGAAGATGTTGTCCGAGGGCTTGAAGGTGGGTGTGTTGGACTTAACCTCGGGCGAACCTACACCCTTCGGATCGCCCGAAATACGGCGTGAGGAAACCGCGGCTGCGACGCAGGCCCTCGACCTTACGTGGCGTTACAACGCGGGACTTCCAAATCGTTCGCTCGAACCAACCCTGGCGGCTCGCGAACTGATCGCCGGGATCTTTCGCTTGACCAGACCCCGTTGGCTGTTCGCGCCCTACTGGGAAGACGCCCACCCCGACCACATTGCGGCGACGGCGCTTGTCGAAGCGGCACGTTTTTGGTCCAAACTCAGCAAGACCGAGATGCCGGGCGACCCGTATCATCCCGAACGGATCTATTACTACTACTGCGTCCACCTTAAGCTCACCCCCCAGCCCGATTTCATCCTCGACATCTCCGATCAATGGGAGACCAAGTTGAAATCGATCGAAGCGTATCAGAGTCAGTTTGTGGTCGGCCGCAGTGCAGAACCGCCCACATTTGTCGACCGCTTGCGCGACGAAGCCGCGTATTGGGGCAAGGCGATTGGATGCCGTTATGGCGAACCGTTTGCCAGTCGCGAACCGATCGCGTTGCGTTCGCTGCGTGAGCTGTTCTGA
- a CDS encoding arylsulfatase has product MKTRPLSLLLSFLVVAFGTLTADAADAPPNIVYILLDDAGYGDLSCYGQQKFKTPNIDRLAAEGMKFTQHYSGSTVCAPTRCSLMTGLHTGHAYVRGNREIKPEGQAPMPADIVTIPRLLSDAGYQTGAFGKWGLGGPGSASDPAEHFDLFFGYNCQREAHNYYPDHLWKNRQRVPLDGKTYTATMIGDEGLDFIRENKDQPFFAFFPVAIPHAAMHAPESYIAPFREKFPEFENKIGKYAGPEVKNPIAAFAGMMTLVDEQVGQIIALLKELNLDERTIVMLSSDNGPHREGGHDPDFFDSNGPFRGYKRDLYEGGIRAPLIARWPGKISPGSTSDLVSAHWDMLPTFCELAGAKTPNGSDGISLVPTLLGDDDKQQPHEFMYWEFHERGGKRAVRFGDWKAVQLNLNKKQRGEIELYHLPSDRGEQKNVAAEHPELVAKAKAIMLSAHQPSEHWKFKDDK; this is encoded by the coding sequence ATGAAAACTCGCCCCCTTTCTTTGCTGCTTTCATTTTTGGTCGTTGCGTTTGGGACGCTCACCGCCGACGCCGCCGACGCTCCGCCCAACATCGTCTACATTTTGTTGGACGATGCGGGCTACGGCGATCTGTCATGTTATGGGCAGCAAAAATTCAAGACGCCCAATATCGATCGCCTGGCGGCTGAGGGGATGAAGTTCACACAGCACTATTCGGGCAGCACGGTCTGCGCTCCGACACGCTGCTCGCTGATGACAGGCCTTCACACCGGGCACGCTTATGTCCGTGGGAATCGCGAGATCAAACCGGAGGGACAGGCGCCGATGCCGGCCGATATCGTGACGATCCCACGGTTGTTGAGCGATGCGGGCTACCAAACCGGCGCGTTCGGAAAGTGGGGACTCGGCGGGCCGGGATCGGCGAGCGACCCGGCCGAACATTTTGATCTGTTTTTCGGCTACAACTGCCAGCGGGAAGCACACAACTACTACCCCGACCATCTCTGGAAGAATCGCCAACGCGTTCCCTTGGACGGCAAGACCTATACCGCCACGATGATCGGCGATGAAGGACTCGACTTCATTCGCGAGAACAAAGACCAGCCCTTCTTTGCGTTTTTCCCTGTCGCGATTCCGCACGCTGCGATGCATGCGCCGGAGTCCTATATCGCTCCATTCCGCGAGAAGTTTCCAGAGTTTGAAAACAAGATCGGCAAGTATGCCGGTCCCGAAGTGAAAAATCCAATCGCTGCGTTTGCTGGCATGATGACGCTGGTCGACGAACAAGTCGGACAGATCATCGCGCTGTTGAAAGAACTCAATCTGGACGAGCGGACGATCGTGATGCTCAGCAGCGACAACGGTCCGCATCGCGAAGGCGGTCACGATCCCGACTTCTTCGACAGCAACGGACCGTTCCGCGGATACAAACGCGACCTGTACGAAGGGGGCATCCGAGCGCCGCTGATCGCGCGTTGGCCCGGCAAGATCTCGCCCGGTTCAACCTCCGATCTCGTCTCCGCCCACTGGGATATGTTGCCAACCTTTTGCGAGCTTGCCGGAGCCAAAACTCCCAACGGGAGCGATGGTATTTCGCTGGTTCCCACGCTGTTAGGCGATGACGATAAACAACAACCTCACGAATTCATGTACTGGGAATTTCATGAGCGTGGCGGAAAGCGAGCGGTTCGTTTTGGCGACTGGAAAGCGGTCCAGTTGAACCTGAACAAGAAACAGCGAGGCGAGATCGAGCTTTATCATCTACCTAGCGATCGCGGCGAACAGAAGAACGTCGCCGCTGAGCATCCCGAACTCGTGGCCAAAGCGAAAGCGATCATGTTGTCGGCGCACCAGCCATCGGAGCATTGGAAGTTCAAAGATGATAAATAG
- a CDS encoding carboxypeptidase M32 has product MNGNETFDQLAKFTRETALLESISYTLEWDERTYMPTGGRAYRADQVTYLAGMAHRRRTDPQMGDWIAELQQSELAGDRHSDAGATIHRIGRDFERACKLPQDLVEGLSRATVVGQQRWEDARKADDFAAFLPALEEIIRLKIESAERLADGGNLYDALLDEYEEDAKSEQLTEVFRDLRSELVPLVAAIRDSKTQPNTDLLRRNFPVDAQRAFCKQVAEAVGFDFTRGRLDETSHPFCTSLGPSDCRILTRYDAHWFPGALYGTLHEAGHGIYDQGLRGDQFGLPPGTYVSLGIHESQSRMWENMVGRSLPFCQHFYGELQRTFPEALSDVDVNAFHFAVNTVEPSLIRVEADEVTYNLHIIIRFELEQALISGDLKPKDLPEAWNQKYQEYLGITPPNNADGVLQDVHWSAGLLGYFPTYTLGNLIAAQLFDAAGEALGDLDAMFAKGEFSPLRTWLNENIHRHGCVYSPNELVQRATGKPLSSQPLVGYLKQKFGALYNL; this is encoded by the coding sequence ATGAATGGCAACGAAACCTTTGATCAACTTGCGAAATTCACACGTGAAACCGCACTGCTCGAATCGATCAGCTACACCCTGGAATGGGATGAGCGAACGTACATGCCGACCGGTGGCCGCGCCTACCGCGCCGATCAGGTGACCTATCTGGCCGGGATGGCGCATCGTCGCCGCACCGATCCGCAGATGGGAGATTGGATTGCGGAATTGCAGCAGAGTGAACTGGCGGGCGATCGACACAGCGACGCAGGGGCGACGATCCATCGCATCGGTCGCGATTTTGAGCGGGCGTGCAAATTGCCGCAGGATCTGGTCGAAGGGCTTTCGCGAGCCACCGTGGTCGGGCAGCAGCGATGGGAAGATGCGCGCAAAGCGGACGACTTCGCAGCGTTCTTGCCCGCCTTGGAAGAGATCATTCGCCTCAAGATCGAATCGGCCGAGCGATTGGCCGACGGCGGCAACCTTTACGACGCGCTGTTGGATGAATACGAAGAAGACGCCAAGTCGGAACAATTGACCGAAGTCTTTCGCGATCTGCGCAGCGAATTGGTTCCGTTAGTCGCGGCGATCCGCGACTCGAAGACTCAACCCAACACCGATCTGCTGCGACGAAACTTTCCCGTCGACGCACAGCGTGCGTTTTGCAAACAGGTTGCCGAGGCTGTTGGTTTCGATTTCACCCGAGGTCGACTGGACGAGACTTCGCATCCGTTCTGCACCAGCCTGGGACCAAGCGATTGCCGAATCCTCACGCGTTACGACGCGCATTGGTTTCCGGGGGCACTGTACGGAACGCTACACGAAGCGGGACACGGGATCTACGACCAGGGACTGCGTGGTGACCAATTCGGTTTGCCGCCGGGAACGTACGTCTCGCTGGGAATCCACGAATCGCAATCGCGGATGTGGGAGAACATGGTCGGACGCAGCCTGCCTTTCTGCCAGCACTTCTATGGTGAACTGCAGCGGACGTTTCCCGAAGCGTTGTCGGATGTCGACGTCAACGCCTTCCACTTCGCCGTCAACACGGTCGAGCCGAGCTTGATCCGCGTCGAAGCGGACGAAGTGACTTACAACCTGCACATCATCATCCGCTTTGAACTGGAGCAGGCCTTGATCTCCGGCGACCTGAAACCGAAGGATCTGCCCGAGGCTTGGAATCAGAAGTATCAGGAATACCTGGGGATCACGCCGCCGAATAACGCCGATGGCGTGCTGCAAGACGTTCACTGGAGCGCAGGTCTGCTCGGATATTTCCCAACCTACACGCTAGGCAATCTGATCGCCGCCCAATTGTTCGACGCCGCGGGCGAAGCGCTCGGCGACCTCGACGCGATGTTCGCCAAGGGAGAGTTTAGCCCGCTGCGAACTTGGCTGAATGAAAACATCCATCGCCACGGATGCGTTTACTCGCCCAACGAACTGGTCCAACGAGCGACCGGAAAACCGCTCTCCTCCCAACCGTTGGTCGGTTACCTGAAACAGAAGTTCGGCGCGTTGTACAACCTTTGA
- a CDS encoding GntR family transcriptional regulator — protein sequence MLITVEPASGEAIYAQIVRQIKFAIADQTLRPGQLLPSVRQLSQQVTVNPNTVARAYQQLQADGIIETLRGQGVVVCKGALQACRKQRKQIVAQRIEGVLTEALHGGLSVQEIDQIVQQKLKSLDGNVATIGSSSDAVP from the coding sequence ATGTTAATAACCGTCGAACCGGCATCAGGCGAAGCGATCTACGCTCAGATCGTTCGTCAGATCAAATTTGCCATCGCCGACCAGACGTTGCGGCCGGGGCAGTTGCTGCCCAGTGTTCGCCAACTGAGTCAGCAGGTCACGGTGAATCCGAATACCGTGGCGCGGGCATATCAGCAGTTGCAAGCCGATGGGATCATCGAGACGCTGCGCGGCCAAGGAGTTGTCGTCTGCAAAGGAGCCCTGCAAGCCTGCCGCAAGCAACGCAAGCAGATCGTGGCGCAACGGATCGAAGGGGTGCTGACCGAAGCGTTGCACGGCGGCCTTAGCGTTCAAGAGATCGATCAGATCGTTCAGCAGAAATTGAAATCGCTCGATGGCAACGTGGCCACGATCGGCTCGTCGAGCGATGCAGTTCCTTAA
- a CDS encoding AAA family ATPase — protein sequence MEKVVLGKPEVVRSLLIAVLAGEHVLLDDVPGVGKTLAAKALARSLDGVFTRVQFTPDLLPSDILGSNLYRSDLHEFEFNQGPVFANVVLADEINRAPPRTQSALLEAMSEGQVSIDGTTRALPKPFTVVATQNPIEFEGTYRLPESQLDRFLLRTSVGYPQPDVERDVLRSHCNGEPVDQLSPVVSCHEVLESQEAVRKVRFEDSLISYLLAVVDATRQSEDLQVGVSTRAALSYFRGCQARAVCMERDYVVPDDIKSLAVPVLSHRVVLKDSFMTGDRSRAEQVVHEIVQRVTVPV from the coding sequence ATGGAGAAGGTCGTTCTCGGTAAGCCCGAGGTGGTCCGTTCGCTGTTGATTGCGGTGTTGGCGGGTGAACATGTTTTGTTGGACGATGTACCCGGCGTGGGGAAGACGCTGGCTGCCAAAGCACTCGCCCGCAGCCTCGACGGCGTATTTACGCGTGTCCAGTTTACGCCCGACCTGCTGCCCAGCGACATCCTGGGCAGCAATCTCTACCGTTCCGACCTTCACGAGTTTGAATTCAATCAGGGGCCGGTTTTCGCCAACGTCGTGCTGGCCGATGAGATCAATCGGGCTCCACCGCGGACGCAAAGCGCGTTGTTGGAAGCGATGAGCGAAGGCCAAGTGTCGATCGACGGCACCACCCGCGCCCTACCGAAACCGTTTACGGTCGTCGCGACACAGAATCCAATCGAGTTCGAAGGAACCTATCGGTTACCCGAAAGCCAACTCGATCGGTTTCTTCTGCGCACCAGCGTCGGGTACCCCCAGCCCGATGTCGAACGCGACGTGTTGCGTTCGCATTGCAATGGGGAACCTGTCGACCAGTTGTCGCCGGTGGTCAGCTGCCACGAGGTTTTGGAGAGCCAAGAGGCGGTTCGCAAGGTCCGTTTCGAAGACTCGTTGATCTCTTACCTATTGGCCGTTGTCGATGCGACGCGGCAGAGCGAGGATTTGCAAGTGGGCGTGAGCACCCGGGCGGCGCTCAGCTATTTCCGTGGCTGCCAGGCTCGGGCGGTTTGCATGGAGCGCGACTACGTCGTCCCGGACGACATCAAATCGCTGGCCGTCCCCGTGCTCTCCCATCGCGTCGTCCTGAAAGACAGTTTCATGACGGGGGATCGCTCGCGGGCCGAACAGGTCGTCCATGAGATCGTACAGCGCGTGACCGTGCCGGTTTGA
- a CDS encoding leucine-rich repeat domain-containing protein, with protein MKLYCLAMFVAISVAPSAQLHAETEAATARRLEALGATVGLKADSVVELSFRDSKRLGREQWREIGSLTHLKKLTAYGGAKGLNDETVGFLVGLQELESLSLDGAQLSDAGLRKLAELKGLKRVSFFHLSFRKDGFTGEGFSAWTELPDLESLTVAGMSMGDDGFRAIATLTNLRQLRTWHTYRTEASNAEIAKLPRLTTLKLGQRLPQRGDAPLSLSDAALETLATIQTLETLEIGEADFHLPALRQLAKLPRLKQLKIDRTYLSEADIEALKSVLPGVQIGFEPLTDDQRKKLELYLK; from the coding sequence ATGAAACTCTATTGCTTGGCGATGTTTGTCGCTATTTCGGTTGCTCCTTCCGCTCAATTGCATGCCGAAACCGAAGCGGCCACTGCGCGTCGGCTTGAAGCTTTGGGAGCGACTGTTGGGCTCAAAGCTGACAGCGTCGTGGAACTATCGTTTCGTGACAGCAAGCGATTAGGACGCGAGCAATGGCGGGAGATCGGCAGCCTGACTCACTTGAAAAAGTTGACTGCCTACGGCGGCGCGAAGGGACTGAACGATGAGACCGTTGGATTTTTGGTGGGGCTGCAAGAATTGGAGTCGCTGTCGCTCGACGGCGCACAGTTGAGCGACGCGGGACTGCGCAAGCTTGCCGAGTTGAAAGGACTCAAGCGTGTTAGCTTCTTTCATCTTTCGTTTCGAAAGGATGGCTTCACGGGAGAAGGGTTTTCCGCTTGGACCGAACTGCCCGACCTGGAGAGCCTGACCGTGGCGGGGATGTCGATGGGAGATGACGGTTTCCGCGCCATCGCTACGCTGACCAACCTGCGTCAGCTGCGAACCTGGCATACCTACCGGACCGAAGCGAGCAATGCGGAGATCGCTAAGCTGCCCCGTTTGACGACGCTGAAGCTAGGGCAGCGATTGCCGCAGCGAGGCGATGCGCCGCTGAGCTTGAGCGATGCAGCGTTGGAAACATTGGCGACAATCCAGACGCTCGAAACGCTGGAGATTGGTGAAGCCGATTTCCATCTGCCAGCGCTGCGACAGTTGGCGAAACTGCCTCGCCTGAAGCAACTAAAGATCGATCGGACCTACCTTTCGGAAGCTGACATCGAAGCGCTGAAGTCTGTTTTGCCAGGGGTGCAGATCGGCTTTGAGCCGTTGACCGACGATCAACGCAAGAAGCTCGAGCTGTATCTAAAGTAA
- a CDS encoding ABC transporter ATP-binding protein — protein sequence MNPVIETQRLTMRFRGCDALTDVNLRVEPGTVFALLGENGAGKTTMIRILAGYQKPTSGSATVCGVDPGSDPLGVRRQIGYVSDAPALYDWMTVAEIGWFAASFYDVPFLDPYLESVRRYGLPEDRKIKHLSKGQRAKVALSLSLAHAPQLLILDEPTSGLDPMVRREFLESMIDLAATGRTVFLSSHQISEVERVADTIAIVHQGRLRLCKPLAELKDSVTEIVVALDDPLVGLPALPSPAELLTEESFGRQRRMVVQDLPASALPLLREATGVLDVQQRQLTLEEIFIAATKGSLGPIADHAVTREEVL from the coding sequence ATGAATCCAGTGATAGAGACCCAGCGATTAACGATGCGTTTTCGCGGTTGCGATGCGTTGACCGATGTGAATTTGCGTGTTGAACCGGGGACCGTGTTTGCCCTGCTTGGCGAAAACGGAGCGGGCAAGACGACGATGATCCGGATCTTGGCCGGTTATCAAAAGCCGACCTCGGGATCTGCCACGGTCTGCGGCGTCGACCCGGGTAGCGACCCGCTGGGCGTCCGACGCCAGATCGGCTACGTCTCCGATGCGCCCGCTCTTTACGACTGGATGACGGTCGCAGAGATCGGTTGGTTCGCCGCGTCATTCTACGACGTTCCTTTCCTCGATCCCTATCTTGAATCGGTGCGGCGATACGGTTTGCCGGAGGATCGCAAGATCAAACATCTCAGCAAGGGGCAACGAGCCAAAGTGGCGTTATCGTTGTCACTGGCTCATGCGCCGCAGTTGCTGATCTTGGACGAACCGACTTCGGGACTCGACCCGATGGTCCGCCGCGAGTTTCTAGAAAGCATGATCGATCTGGCCGCCACGGGACGGACCGTCTTTCTTTCAAGCCATCAGATCTCGGAAGTCGAACGCGTCGCCGACACGATAGCGATCGTGCATCAGGGACGCTTGCGATTGTGCAAACCATTGGCTGAACTGAAGGACTCCGTCACCGAGATTGTCGTTGCGTTGGACGATCCGCTGGTCGGACTGCCGGCCCTGCCAAGCCCTGCCGAACTATTGACCGAAGAAAGCTTCGGCCGCCAACGTCGGATGGTCGTGCAAGACCTGCCCGCCTCCGCTTTGCCACTGCTGCGCGAGGCGACCGGAGTGTTGGACGTGCAGCAGCGTCAGCTGACTTTGGAGGAGATATTTATCGCTGCGACGAAAGGATCATTGGGTCCGATCGCCGACCACGCTGTAACTCGGGAGGAGGTGCTATGA
- a CDS encoding cysteine hydrolase family protein, which produces MNQHTALIVVDLQNDYFPAGKWELDSVESASANAARLLDTFRKRNQLVVHVRHEFPTDDAPFFVPGSQGAEHHTSVQPADGEPVVVKHQINSFRDTDLKAILDDAGIKRVVIVGAMSHMCIDAVTRAANDFGYQCTVAHDACATLALEFLGKEVPSDQVHAAFMAALAFGYAQVISTNEVLESL; this is translated from the coding sequence ATGAATCAGCACACTGCATTGATTGTCGTCGACCTACAAAACGACTACTTCCCCGCGGGAAAGTGGGAACTCGACTCCGTCGAGTCGGCTTCGGCGAACGCCGCACGTCTGCTGGATACCTTCCGTAAACGCAATCAACTTGTGGTCCATGTCCGTCACGAATTTCCCACCGACGATGCCCCCTTTTTTGTTCCCGGATCCCAGGGGGCGGAACACCATACATCGGTTCAACCTGCCGACGGTGAACCGGTCGTGGTCAAGCATCAAATCAATAGCTTTCGCGATACCGATCTGAAGGCGATTCTCGACGATGCGGGGATTAAAAGAGTGGTTATCGTTGGAGCGATGAGCCACATGTGTATCGATGCGGTCACGCGTGCGGCAAATGATTTTGGTTACCAATGCACCGTGGCTCACGACGCCTGCGCAACGTTGGCATTAGAATTTCTGGGCAAAGAAGTTCCATCGGATCAGGTGCATGCCGCATTCATGGCCGCGCTGGCATTCGGTTATGCACAGGTCATTTCCACCAACGAAGTCTTGGAAAGTTTGTAA
- a CDS encoding NAD(P)/FAD-dependent oxidoreductase — translation MSRKIAVVGQGLMGLTSAAKLLDQGFEVTVFSKEPFEETTSMSAGAYWWPHRAYPLERVHAWAKITYDEYSQARSEPESGIHFEQHLRFCIDPDDSAQVLQYVEQWQRVDGAEYGIACPEAFLVTLPVIDVPIFMRNLKRRVEAQGVTTVIQSLASVSTLFPEFDLVVNCTGVGARDFVGDSQVFPIRGQVVRVKRPEGLERSTRIYQKEDKFTLVLPRTNDVILGGTAQDDDWDRSVRADESKAIVERCAAIVPEIRDAEILGATVGLRPGRDQVRLELDLSEPNRPVVHNYGHGGGGYTIAWGCADEVAMLARDYFAR, via the coding sequence GTGTCTCGAAAAATTGCTGTCGTCGGACAAGGACTGATGGGGCTGACATCCGCCGCGAAGTTGCTCGATCAAGGCTTCGAGGTCACTGTTTTTTCGAAGGAACCGTTCGAAGAGACGACGTCGATGTCGGCCGGGGCGTATTGGTGGCCCCATCGCGCGTATCCGCTTGAAAGAGTTCATGCGTGGGCAAAAATCACCTACGACGAATACTCGCAAGCGCGATCAGAGCCCGAATCGGGAATCCATTTCGAGCAACACTTGCGGTTCTGTATCGATCCCGACGACAGTGCTCAAGTGTTGCAGTATGTCGAGCAGTGGCAACGCGTCGACGGGGCGGAGTACGGGATCGCATGTCCCGAAGCCTTTCTTGTCACTTTACCGGTCATCGACGTGCCGATCTTTATGAGGAATCTTAAACGTCGTGTTGAAGCCCAAGGTGTCACGACGGTGATCCAATCGCTAGCCTCCGTGTCCACGCTGTTTCCTGAATTCGATCTTGTCGTCAACTGTACCGGTGTCGGTGCGCGCGATTTCGTCGGCGACTCTCAGGTGTTTCCAATTCGTGGACAGGTCGTGCGGGTTAAACGTCCCGAAGGGCTCGAGCGGTCGACTCGCATCTACCAAAAAGAAGATAAGTTCACGTTGGTACTGCCCCGCACCAACGACGTGATTCTCGGCGGGACCGCTCAAGATGACGACTGGGACCGAAGTGTCCGAGCTGACGAATCGAAGGCGATCGTGGAGCGTTGTGCTGCGATTGTTCCCGAGATTCGCGACGCCGAAATCCTCGGCGCGACCGTCGGACTTCGGCCCGGCCGCGATCAGGTCCGGCTGGAATTGGACCTCAGCGAACCCAACCGGCCGGTGGTTCACAATTACGGACATGGCGGCGGTGGCTACACCATCGCATGGGGATGCGCCGACGAAGTCGCAATGCTTGCCCGCGACTACTTCGCCCGATAG
- a CDS encoding outer membrane protein assembly factor BamB family protein, protein MNIDPFCRCLIVLAIALTTATFGAEQWSQFRGSHGDGIANVSQAPTRWSETENVVWKTPIAGKGWSSPVVADGKVWMTTAIEEEASEEERLATLERLVENPRRFGEFRLAKAITLQLIAVDLATGSQVLEIDLVRLDQPDPIHTINSYASPTPVIDGDNIYCHFGTFGTICVDRKKGVEVWRKTLPLEHGVGPGSSPFIFKNALILICDGMDQQYVTALDKATGESLWRTERPPLDAASGEQKKSYDTPIAIVDAAGREQVICMGPQWLVAYDPVDGSEIWKLRHGKGFSVVPRPVYGDGTVYISTGYGKPQLWAVRVDGSGDVTDTHVAWIEKKGIPAKPSPLLLGHELYVVSDDGIASCFDAASGELVWKERVGGKYSASPILAAGKIYLCSHEGKVTVFKPGREFTLLSENQLDGQLMASPAALDDYLLIRSDTALYRIAE, encoded by the coding sequence ATGAACATCGATCCCTTCTGTCGCTGCCTGATCGTCCTGGCGATCGCGCTGACAACCGCAACGTTTGGTGCTGAGCAGTGGTCACAATTTCGTGGCTCCCACGGTGACGGGATCGCCAACGTGAGCCAGGCGCCGACGCGGTGGAGCGAGACGGAAAACGTGGTTTGGAAAACGCCCATCGCCGGCAAGGGCTGGTCTTCCCCAGTGGTTGCCGATGGGAAGGTTTGGATGACCACGGCGATCGAGGAGGAGGCCAGTGAAGAAGAGCGGCTGGCGACCTTGGAGCGATTGGTCGAAAATCCTCGCCGATTTGGTGAGTTTCGACTGGCCAAGGCGATCACGTTGCAATTGATCGCCGTCGATCTAGCCACTGGATCGCAGGTGTTGGAGATCGATCTGGTACGCTTGGACCAACCCGATCCGATCCACACGATTAACAGTTATGCATCACCGACACCCGTGATCGATGGCGATAACATCTATTGTCATTTCGGAACGTTCGGCACCATTTGTGTCGATCGAAAAAAGGGGGTCGAAGTTTGGCGGAAGACCTTGCCGTTGGAGCACGGTGTCGGACCGGGCAGTTCTCCATTTATTTTTAAAAATGCGTTGATTTTGATCTGCGACGGAATGGATCAGCAGTACGTCACGGCGCTCGATAAAGCGACCGGCGAATCGCTGTGGCGAACCGAGCGCCCGCCGTTGGACGCGGCTTCGGGCGAACAGAAGAAGTCGTACGATACGCCGATTGCGATCGTCGATGCGGCAGGACGCGAGCAAGTCATCTGCATGGGACCGCAATGGTTGGTCGCTTACGATCCCGTCGATGGTAGCGAGATTTGGAAGCTCCGTCACGGCAAGGGATTTTCTGTTGTCCCGCGTCCCGTCTACGGCGACGGTACGGTTTATATCTCGACCGGCTACGGTAAGCCTCAGTTGTGGGCGGTTCGTGTTGACGGCAGCGGCGACGTGACCGATACCCATGTCGCTTGGATCGAGAAGAAAGGGATTCCGGCCAAGCCGTCCCCGTTACTGTTGGGGCACGAATTGTACGTGGTCAGCGACGATGGGATCGCCAGCTGCTTCGACGCGGCCAGTGGCGAACTGGTTTGGAAGGAGCGCGTGGGCGGCAAGTATTCGGCATCGCCCATCCTGGCCGCCGGGAAGATCTATTTGTGCAGCCACGAAGGCAAAGTCACGGTCTTCAAGCCAGGCCGCGAGTTTACGCTTTTGTCGGAAAATCAACTGGACGGGCAATTGATGGCCTCTCCCGCAGCGCTCGACGATTACCTGCTAATTCGATCCGATACTGCCCTGTATCGGATCGCCGAATAG